gcTGTCTGTTCCAGTGTGGTCCCTTGAGGACCCGACTTGGAGCCAGGGGTGGCTtggatgcctgagggcaatcccgcttgaggtgCACCttctttccacagtaatagcaagcccatcccttttcacctatGTCCCTCTGTGCATTTATCTCAGGCTGTTTCAGAACAGTTTTCATAGCCATTACGAGGGCTTCTGCCTTTTCccttgtctttttctgcctttctttcgtTTCCTCATtttccctaccataatagactgaGCCGGTTGTAACAGAGTATGTAAAGACTGATTAGGTCCATATGCACGTTTTAATAGCTTGTGGCAgatatctggagctgactgagtgagaaatctatcctttaatATCACTTGTCCCTCTACACTTtggggatcaatctcagtgaatctgcgaaggCCTCTCCCAgcctatctaggaatttaccaggagctttcttctcctcctgttctatgtctgctAATTTGCCAAAGTTTGAaggccaagccaggcttcagcaacacatgaggcgtgaacttccagatgttcaagctggttttagacaaggcagaggaaccagagatcaaattgccaacatacgctagatcatcgaaaaagcaagaaagttccagaaaaacacttacttctgctttattgactacaccaaatcgtttgactgtgtggatcacaataaactgtggaaaattcttcaagagatgggaataccagcccacctgacctgtctcttgagaaacctgtatgcaggtcaggaagcaacagttagaaatggacatggaacaacatactggttcccaaatgaaaaggagtacgtcaaggctgtatattgtcaccctgattatttaatttatatgcagagtacatcatgagaaatgctgggctggaagaatcacaacctggaatcaagattgccaggagaaatatcaataatctcagatatgcagatgacaccacccttatggcagaaagtgaagatgaactaaaaagcctcttaatgaaagtgaaagaggagagtgagaaagttggcttaaagcttaacattcagaaaactaagatcatggtatctggtcccatcacctcatgggaaatagatggggagacagtggaaacagtgtcagaatttatttcgGGTGGCTctaaatcactacagatggtaactgcagccatgaaattaaaagacatttactcattggaaggaaagttatgaccaacctggatagcatactaaaaagcagaggcattactatACCGACAAAGTTCTGTCTCGTCAAGGcgatgatttttccagtggtcatgtatggatgtgagagttggactgtgaagaaagctgagtgcccaaaaattgatgccttttaaCTATGgtgtttggaaaagacccttgagtgtcccttggactgcaaggagatccaaccagtccattctaaaggagatcagtcttgggtgttcattggaaggactgatgctgaggctgaaactccagtacattgGTGGCCTGATGCatatagttgactcattggaagggaccctgatgcagggagggattggggggcaggaggaaaaggggacggcaaaggatgagatggctggatggcattactaacacgattgacatgagtttgagtaaactccgggggttggtgatggacggggggcctggcgtgctgtgattcatggggtcacaaagagttggacatgactgagtgactgaactgaactgaactgaactgaaaggcttaGCACGTGCCTGCATGAGTCCTTCAAGAACACATCTGACAAGATGACTCTGATCTCATCTTCCTTTTGCTGTGTTGttgtcccagtctggttctgtagttCTCTCTGGACCCTGTGAGGATCCTGGTCAGAGCCCtggtcaggaggcctggggatTATGAACCCATGGGTTGTTTGTGTATCTATTTGCTTGTGTGTTTgtatgtctctctgtgtgtgcttcTGGGTCTCTGACGAGCTATGCAAGTTTTGCATGTTTTTTTGTGTCTCTTTCTATGTTTATATGTGTCTGCTTGTTTTTTCCAtgcatctgtgtgtctgtctctgtcatTGTGGGTGGTATATATGTCTCTGTGACTGTTTGTTTGAGAATGCATTTGTGAGTGTCTGCCTGTGTCCATGTACAGTACTGGAAGCCTCCCTTGGGTTGAACCTCAGAGGGAGAGTCTTAGCGGTCCATGTGTACATGCCAGTTGCCCACTTGGATCACTGGTACTCAGTTGAGCACTCCCTGGTAGTAGGATTCATCCACCCCACCAAACATCACCACACTGCCCTCTGGCTTGCTTCTGTAGAGAGAAGACAGGGGGGGATCCTTGGAGGACAGTAACAACAGCACTCTCTGAGAGCTGTGCTTGTCTACCCATCAAGGCCCTAATAAGGCCCttatcaacagatgcagaaatcgAAGCTAAGAGCAATTGAGAACCAGACTGAGGTTGGTTACTGGCTAATGAGTGGCACAGAGGAGTTTAGAAGCTGAGTCACCTTGCTGGGCTCCACCCACTATATCTTCTGAAGATGCCCTGGACCTCCAGTGACATGAGTGCTCAGACACCCTCAGAGGACAAGGTGCTGAAGCATTTTGGCTTTCCCTTTGTCCACTTTGTCATTTTTCAGGAAAATCAAGGCCTGGGAGTGTTAAGGGTTTGGTTTCAGGTCACCCAGAGTTGGCTCCACTGGCCTGAGAACTCTGTTCTCCAAAGGGCCCCACACTCAGAAAGGACACCACCTCTGCTCTCCCTGTCTTGAAATGCCTAATATTTCTTGAACAAGAAATCCCTCACTTTTGTTTTGTGTCCCACACTTTCGTTTTTTACTGGCTCCTACAAATTGGGTAGCTGGTCCTGGGCTCGCAGTGAAATGCTAATGAGGAAGGAAAGCTACCCaccatccttctccttccttatCAAATTAATAAGCAAATCCTATTGCCTTTTCCTTCAACTTGTTTCCTGTTGCCTTCCATTAGTCTTCCTCCTCACTCATCCCCCTAGATCAAGTTACTGATATTGAGCCCAGGAGCAGGGTTATGttccaataaaatgttatttaaaaaagcCAGTGGTGAAGCCAGGTAGGGCCCCGGGACCATAGTTATCTTGGATTAGATTGTCTCTCAGGATACTTCTTTATCAAGTGTTCTATAAATTTCCTACAATGAGAGCAAATTACAGTTAATTTGGAGAAACGGATTGTCCATCTCAGACTTACTTGCTCAAGTAGAAAGCAAAATCTGGCTCAGAAATTGCACCTTGATTTTCAGGTTGTCAAAGATGGGGATGCCTCCAATGAAAGATAAGTTTGGGTAGCTCAAGCCCAAGACACCATCAAAAGGCTTTCCCACAAACCCGGATTACTCCAAACTTAGACTGAATTGCTGGTCAGTACTTACAAGGTCCCCAATCTGTGAGAGAGAAGAGTGACCCCACTTACAGATACTTGAAGTGGGGCTAGGACTGGGCTGGGGTGCATTGCCATTAGATCCTCAGAGAAGAATTGAGGCTGGGCTGTGTCTTCGCTGGAACTCAGGCGTCTAGACCAAGCTTGGGTTCCATTTGAGAGAggctgtgaattttaaaatatcttccccTCTGAAAACCGCCACCTGAGTGAGTCAAATTGGCCTCGTGGCTTCTGTACAGGTGGGGCAACCAAGAGTCAGGCCAGGACCCATCGGTGCCCCCTTGTGGACAAAATGAGCCAAAAGCAAGGTAGCCTTCTCTTTGGCATCACTTTGACCTAATGATAGGAATGGAGTGCATTCTCTGTAAGGTACTGTGGATTCTGCAGCTGTCTTGGAAGACAGAAGCCGAAAATACAATCTTGCTTGCAGGGATCCATGAAATTCCTGCCTGGGGATTAACTTTTGGGGATATGTGTGAGTGGGtatgagggagaaagagagaggggggaaCCACTCAAGTACTTTGGGGGAAGCAGGCCATAAGTTTTGTTGGACTCTCAAGGGCCCCCTAGAGTGAGAACTCATTTATCAGGCCCCCTAACGTCTCAGGCCTCCAGTTTCCCAGTCTGGATACCTGAAGCCTTTGAATGCCACAAGCGTCCCCAGATCAGATTTATCCTGTCCGCAAATATCCCCAGCAACTTCAGTCCTAAAAAGCCAGTCGACCTCCACTGCTTACCACATGTGTGTTCTCAGCAAGGCCCTTGctgtctgcacctcagtttcctcatatgccTCATGAGCTAATCAGAGTAACTGCTGTGTGGGGTTGTTGCAGGACTAAACCACTTATTACCTGAAAGTGCCTGGAACAGTCTGAGAATATAAAAGTGGGTGCTTGTTTCCCCTCTTCTCACTCCAAGCAAAATGAACCTCGAACtgctcatgggcagagaagctgcAAGTCCCCATCTCAAGCCTTTTTCTGGGTTAGCTAATCTGTGTGCTCGTGTGTCACCACGGGCACTGCCTCCCCAGGGACAGGATCCTATGGGTAAGATGGCCAATATCTATGGGAGTTAGGCTAGGAAGTGTCCTGCCAGAAGGTCCTGAATCTGTTTGGCAAGCAGTGGTCACTCCATAGCCAGTTCTGACCCAGTATTTGTTACACTGTTACCAGAATGGTGTCACTATCAACAACTCCCTTAATCCTCCCAGAACCGTAATTCATGTTGAAGGTCATATTGGTATGCTGGTAGGTGGAAGACTCAAGATGTCTGAAAAAAAAACGTGTGAAGCTGCAGACAAAAGAGATAAATATCATCAGTTGCCAAGGGTGCAAATCAAGGTGGCAGGGCAAGGGAAAGATGGTCTGGGTACAGGGTGTCTGTACTCACAACAGAATTGGCTTGTGCACAAGCCGGAGGGCACCCACAAGTCACATGAGCCTGTGTCAAAGACTACCTTGAATTTCTGAGGGGGTGTTCCAATGGTGATGTTACCCACATACACCAACTACAGGGAAAAGGAAGGAGTTGGTTATTACAGAAGTGGCTATGGTCTATTCCCCCACTCATGCCTCCCTCTGGATGTCACATATCTCTTGAGATCACTTTCTAACCACCATAGAGCTCACTGACTTTGATCACAGAGGTGCctgcatttgatatatttttcctgTGCTACATGGTATGCAGGATATTGACTCTATGACAAGGTGTTGAAGTGgtacctcctgcactggaagcacagaggcataaccactggacctccaggacactggacacccagggaagtcctggtgcctTCATTTGAGAAGCTCTGTAGTTTCTTCAAACCCAGCCTTAgcacccccttctccaggaggtccttCTTGATCAACCTCAGCCACTCCCTCTAAACTCAGACCACATCCAATCAACACCACACAGGTGACCCTTTCATTTGACATGTATTTACTAATATGCCTATCTCTCAGGCCAGCATGAGCATTCTTGAAGACAAAATAAGCCCTTTTTCTAATCTAAAAACAGTAACCACAGTGTTAGATACTTATGACCTTACACAGAATATGGGTTCaataatttttttgggggggttcaATAATTTTTTATGGCTGTGGTTCTTGTATCTGTGGAAACTGAACTCCTCTGCCTGGGGATTCACAATTGCTTTGCCGTTGGTTCTACCATTTGATCAGTGACAGTTCACTCTTCATCTGTAACTGACTGACTCACTTATTTCAGAAGGAGAAATCTCCTAAAAACTAATGACACATCTTTGACACAGAAATGGATATTTACCTTCCACCTGGGAATTGCCGGGCCCAGTCACAAAGACCAACAGTTGAGGATGAGTGTGTTCTCCTCTGAGTGGGGTCCctgtttttcagtgtttctgCCTCCTGCAGGAACCCCAACCCCATCATCCCACCTGGCACCTCCAGATGAGCCCCGGAGCTAGGTAGAGCACAGCGGGGCACTGTGGAGCACCATCCTCACAAAATACTCACATCCTTGATGTTTCTCAGGGTGTGAGTAGCTATATTTGAGCCAGGAGAATAAGACAGGTACCGTCTGTAAGCATGTTCCTTCAGGAAATTGTTcagtatgttttttgttttttttttcactgtgggTTTTTCTCATCATCTTCACTCAGTTAGAGGTATTCTTTACTGAGCATTTCACGAGAAAACAAAGAAGCTACAATCAGCTGACAGTGTTAAGATAAAACTGTCATTGTAATGGCCCTGtgtattttctaatcatttttatGAGGCACATTATTATCAGAATTTTATGCATTTACAATGTcaaagacataggtttgattaCAAGTTCTGTTCTGCAATCTGAAATAAGCCATATGACCATGTGGTATCTCAGTCTCCCCCTCGGTCAAATGGTGGAATGTAACAATACAAATCCTCCAAATAGAATATCTTGGGGATAAGTGAAGTGATGGATATAAAGTACCTGATAAATAAGAAATCTCAACAATGACAGCCATGAGCATTGCTGTTGCCATCCCACTGTATCCTTCTCATAGAACCTCAAGGAAGGAGGTAGAAGGGGGACTCTTATGCCCTTTAACAAGGGAGCAATTTGAAATGCAAGAGGTTCTTGAGTTGGCTGTGTTCACACTGCTTGTCagatataaaattgtatataaaacagtgtatttttctttaagttgaaagagaagagggagttGAAAGAAGCATCCAGGAGAGAGGGAACAAGTAAGGGAAATTCAGAGGCTCAAGAAGGAAGGATGAGTCAAATGAAaaattgacagaaaacaacacaaagaGAAATACACTCACAGAGACTTCcaaagagatggagaggaaaatgatagtgatacagagatgcagacatagacatatacacactgaaATAGGGAACAAAGAGGACATGttgaataaaatgtagaaaagtgcTATTCCACAGGACCACACATACATCTGCATAGACTGTGCACTGAACAGTTGTAAGGAGTTGCATTTTCAATTGGTCATGACTGGACACCAAGGGTTGTGCAACCATGCAAATCTACACCAAGACCCTTGCAATCCACACTTCCTAAAGCAAGGTACTTAGCAATAAGTAAGGTTTGAATTTTAAGACTGTCAGAGAAATATCCCATTCCCATCTAAACCTGATGGCTGGAATAATaatcagatgaaaagaaaaatccaagtaAGGAAGATGATGCAGCTTACAGTCCCCATACTTACTTGACTATGCAATCTGAGAAAGCCACCAGCCCGAGGAGCACAAGCCAGTTCATGCTTCTTTCCTGGCTCCAAGTACTCGGGGAAGTTTGGGTTCTTAGCATGTAGTGGTGACCAGGAGCCCCAAGTTATATAGGCTCTGACCTATCCTGGTTTTCCCCTTTATGCCACTAATAGATTTGATAAAAACACAAAGCTTTCGATAAAATCTTTACCTTCATCAGTGTCCTTGGCGAGTGGACTTTGAAGCTTCTCAGATTACAGAACTGTAATCTCTTCCTTGAAGCTTGGCTGGAAAATCTAACTGATCTGCATGGACATCTAAGAAGACAGAGAACCTTGCCTACTTGTAGAAGAAACTGCTAAGAACATCATGAAAATGGTAACTAGGTGCCATACTTGACATTAATGATTTCATGTCATCTTCCTAGCCACTTCATGAGA
The nucleotide sequence above comes from Cervus canadensis isolate Bull #8, Minnesota chromosome 29, ASM1932006v1, whole genome shotgun sequence. Encoded proteins:
- the LOC122430728 gene encoding pregnancy-associated glycoprotein 1-like, yielding MAVQKPGGCRVTQKHYCQVKEQWLPFAEASVERDPTSKEHAYRRYLSYSPGSNIATHTLRNIKDLVYVGNITIGTPPQKFKVVFDTGSCDLWVPSGLCTSQFCCDFTRFFFRHLESSTYQHTNMTFNMNYGSGRIKGVVDSDTILIGDLVSTDQQFSLSLE